From the Clostridiales bacterium FE2011 genome, one window contains:
- a CDS encoding DUF1846 domain-containing protein, protein MKLGFDHDKYTRMQSERIMQRIDEFGGKLYLELGGKLFDDFHASRVLPGFKPDSKVQMLLKMKDKEEILIAVNANDIETSKIRGDLGITYDLDTLRLIDAFRSIGLYVGSVVLTRWAGQPAAVAFEQRLNSLGIKTYRHYPIEGYPTNIEHIVSDDGFGRNDYVETTRPLVLVTAPGPGSGKMATCLSQLYQENRRGIKAGYAKFETFPIWNLPLKHPVNVAYEAATADLSDVNMIDPFHLEAYGQTTVNYNRDIEIFPVLNALFEHVWGKSPYKSPTDMGVNMVGYCITDDDACREAAEKEIIRRYYTARCSFLQGHAAKEEAEKILLLMKQLNLNEDELRPVMAAARAKAETTGHPALAIELPNGEIVTGKTTDLLGPSAAVILNALKKLARIPKKAHLISPEVIEPVQDLKCKYLGNHNPRLHSDEVLVALSVSAATNYNAARALSKLPKLKNCEAHSTVILPAVDDNTFRRLGVTLTCDPSYQSHKLYHK, encoded by the coding sequence ATGAAGCTGGGTTTTGACCATGACAAATATACCAGGATGCAGTCAGAGCGCATTATGCAGCGCATCGACGAGTTCGGCGGAAAGCTCTATCTGGAGCTTGGCGGCAAGCTGTTTGACGACTTCCACGCCAGCCGTGTCCTTCCCGGTTTCAAGCCGGACAGCAAGGTCCAGATGCTGCTGAAGATGAAGGACAAGGAAGAAATCCTGATCGCGGTCAACGCCAACGATATCGAAACCAGCAAAATCCGAGGGGACCTGGGCATCACCTACGACTTGGACACCCTGCGGCTGATTGACGCCTTCCGGAGCATCGGCCTGTATGTGGGCTCCGTGGTGCTGACCCGCTGGGCCGGACAGCCCGCCGCCGTCGCCTTTGAGCAGCGGCTGAACTCCCTGGGCATCAAAACCTACCGTCACTACCCCATTGAAGGATATCCCACCAATATTGAACACATCGTCAGCGATGACGGTTTCGGCCGGAACGATTATGTGGAAACCACCCGCCCCCTGGTGCTGGTTACCGCTCCCGGACCCGGCAGCGGCAAGATGGCCACCTGCCTCAGCCAGCTGTACCAGGAAAACCGTCGCGGCATCAAAGCCGGCTATGCCAAGTTTGAAACCTTCCCCATCTGGAACCTGCCGCTCAAGCATCCGGTGAACGTAGCCTATGAAGCCGCCACCGCTGATCTGAGCGATGTGAACATGATCGACCCCTTCCACCTGGAAGCCTACGGCCAGACGACCGTCAACTATAACCGGGACATCGAAATCTTCCCGGTGCTGAATGCGCTGTTCGAGCATGTGTGGGGCAAGTCCCCCTACAAGAGCCCGACTGACATGGGCGTGAACATGGTAGGCTACTGCATCACCGATGACGATGCCTGCCGTGAGGCTGCCGAGAAGGAAATCATCCGCCGGTACTACACCGCCCGCTGTTCCTTCCTGCAGGGTCATGCCGCTAAGGAAGAAGCTGAAAAGATCCTCCTGCTCATGAAGCAGCTGAACCTGAATGAGGATGAACTCCGTCCCGTGATGGCCGCCGCCCGTGCCAAGGCGGAAACCACCGGTCATCCGGCCCTGGCGATTGAGCTGCCCAACGGCGAGATCGTCACCGGCAAGACCACGGACCTGCTCGGGCCTTCCGCCGCGGTCATCCTGAACGCGCTGAAGAAGCTGGCCCGGATCCCGAAGAAGGCTCACCTGATCTCTCCCGAGGTTATCGAGCCCGTACAGGATCTGAAGTGCAAGTACCTGGGCAACCACAACCCGCGCCTGCACTCCGATGAGGTGCTCGTTGCCCTGTCCGTTTCCGCCGCCACCAACTACAACGCGGCCCGGGCCCTGAGCAAGCTTCCGAAGCTGAAGAACTGCGAAGCCCATTCCACGGTCATTCTCCCCGCGGTGGACGACAACACCTTCCGCCGCTTGGGCGTCACCCTGACCTGTGATCCCAGCTACCAGAGCCATAAGCTGTATCACAAATAA
- a CDS encoding QueT transporter family protein: MNNIKTKQLVTGGMIAAIYVVLTVLAAQFNLASGAIQVRFSEALTILPVFTVAAVPGLAIGCVLANLLTGCAVWDVVFGSVATLIGAVGTRLLKNKPLLAWIPPVLSNMAIIPIILIKVYAVPDAWWFLVLTVGAGEVLSCGVLGLLLWRSLKNIPAIKEMK, encoded by the coding sequence ATGAATAACATCAAAACCAAGCAGCTTGTAACCGGCGGTATGATTGCCGCCATCTATGTGGTGCTGACGGTGCTCGCGGCCCAGTTCAACCTGGCCAGCGGAGCAATCCAGGTCCGCTTTTCCGAAGCCCTGACGATCCTGCCGGTGTTCACCGTCGCGGCGGTGCCCGGCTTGGCGATCGGCTGCGTGCTGGCAAACCTGCTGACAGGCTGTGCCGTCTGGGACGTGGTGTTCGGAAGCGTTGCTACGCTGATCGGCGCGGTCGGAACCCGCCTTCTGAAGAATAAGCCCCTGTTGGCCTGGATTCCCCCGGTGCTCAGCAATATGGCGATCATCCCGATCATCCTGATCAAGGTGTATGCCGTGCCGGACGCCTGGTGGTTCCTGGTGCTGACGGTCGGCGCCGGAGAAGTGCTCTCCTGCGGCGTGCTGGGTCTGCTCCTGTGGAGATCCCTGAAGAACATTCCGGCGATCAAAGAAATGAAATAA
- a CDS encoding phosphodiester glycosidase family protein, giving the protein MKRLLALTLTLLLLLPGLSGAEGTEKDGWHFDEKGFLTGDDNPGEEYILEDEKQGVWQYASKDLSIKVTRFQEKTKKKKQQIYCVADIWCSEESPLGVIQSAPKESLKLKGVAYAGIEQRHVEDLIEKNPSILAVSDDMYGLRITPIGKGKTKYDYHGVIIRNGEVIATKTRNSQKKRNWPNLDTMAVYQDGSMKTYDCDALTAEEYLEKGAAQVFAFGPWLISEGKANPKLEKINNYSEPRVALGMVEPYHYILIVTAGRPTSKYQGYKLRWLADKLEEYGCTEGLNLDGGATVALAFNNKIILHGDMGSKTLRNLGSMIAWGIK; this is encoded by the coding sequence ATGAAACGACTGCTGGCCCTGACCCTGACCCTGCTGCTTCTGCTGCCCGGCCTTTCCGGCGCTGAGGGCACGGAAAAGGACGGCTGGCATTTTGATGAAAAAGGCTTCCTGACCGGGGACGATAATCCCGGGGAGGAATATATTCTGGAGGATGAAAAACAGGGCGTCTGGCAGTATGCTTCCAAAGACCTGTCCATCAAGGTGACCCGCTTCCAGGAGAAAACCAAGAAAAAGAAACAGCAGATCTACTGCGTGGCGGATATCTGGTGCTCCGAGGAATCCCCCCTGGGCGTCATCCAGTCCGCCCCCAAGGAAAGCCTGAAGCTGAAGGGCGTGGCCTATGCGGGTATTGAGCAGCGCCATGTGGAGGACCTGATTGAAAAGAATCCTTCCATCCTGGCGGTATCAGACGATATGTACGGCCTGCGGATTACCCCCATCGGCAAGGGAAAAACCAAGTATGACTATCATGGCGTCATCATCCGCAACGGCGAAGTGATCGCGACCAAGACGCGCAACAGCCAGAAGAAACGGAACTGGCCCAACCTGGACACCATGGCGGTGTATCAGGACGGCAGCATGAAGACCTATGACTGTGATGCCCTCACCGCGGAAGAGTACCTGGAGAAGGGCGCGGCGCAGGTGTTTGCCTTCGGCCCCTGGCTGATTTCCGAGGGGAAAGCGAACCCGAAGCTGGAAAAGATCAACAATTATTCCGAGCCCCGGGTGGCCCTGGGCATGGTTGAACCTTATCATTATATCCTGATCGTGACGGCCGGGCGCCCCACCAGCAAATACCAGGGCTACAAACTCCGGTGGCTGGCGGACAAACTGGAGGAATACGGCTGCACGGAAGGCCTGAACCTGGACGGCGGCGCTACCGTGGCCCTGGCCTTCAACAACAAGATCATTCTCCACGGAGACATGGGCTCCAAGACGCTCCGGAACCTGGGAAGCATGATCGCATGGGGAATAAAATAA
- a CDS encoding SDR family oxidoreductase, whose product MSGQKTVWVTGASSGLGLHTAMQLQKDGWRVIAGARSFEEGETDGMYRLKLDVTDEESVRRFCEKAAEIAPPDALVQCAGMLVLGSCEETGTEEFRRVIDTNYLGMVRVNRAVLPIMRAQGGGKIVMFSSINGLLGIPFQSAYTASKHAIEGYAECLALEVKPFGIQVMLVEPGDHRSGSDKYRPHAAAMNDNSPYAAEYESSVSVIAHDEHNGSDPDVLGRKIARTLDKKKIPFRKRIASPDQHLAVYVHKLLPAKLNAAILRQYYIRKKKP is encoded by the coding sequence ATGAGCGGACAGAAAACGGTCTGGGTGACCGGCGCTTCCAGCGGCCTGGGACTGCACACCGCGATGCAGCTGCAGAAAGACGGCTGGCGCGTGATTGCCGGGGCCCGCAGCTTTGAAGAAGGCGAAACCGACGGCATGTACCGGCTGAAGCTGGACGTGACGGACGAGGAAAGCGTCCGGCGCTTCTGCGAGAAGGCGGCTGAGATTGCGCCGCCGGATGCCTTGGTGCAGTGTGCGGGCATGCTGGTGCTGGGTTCCTGCGAGGAGACCGGAACCGAGGAGTTCCGCCGGGTGATCGACACCAACTACCTGGGCATGGTCCGGGTAAACCGGGCTGTGCTTCCGATCATGCGGGCACAGGGCGGCGGTAAGATAGTGATGTTTTCCTCCATCAACGGCCTGCTGGGCATTCCTTTCCAGAGCGCCTATACGGCGAGCAAGCATGCCATTGAAGGATATGCGGAGTGCCTGGCCCTGGAGGTCAAGCCTTTCGGCATCCAGGTGATGCTGGTGGAGCCCGGGGATCACCGGAGCGGAAGCGACAAGTATCGTCCCCACGCGGCAGCCATGAACGACAATTCTCCCTATGCCGCGGAATACGAAAGCTCGGTATCCGTCATTGCCCATGATGAGCATAACGGATCCGATCCGGATGTGCTGGGCCGGAAGATTGCCCGGACGCTGGATAAAAAGAAGATTCCCTTCCGGAAACGGATTGCCAGTCCGGACCAGCACCTGGCTGTATATGTGCACAAGCTGCTGCCGGCAAAACTGAATGCGGCGATCCTGAGACAATATTACATTCGAAAGAAGAAACCGTAA
- a CDS encoding glycoside hydrolase family 27 protein: MIASTPPMGWNSWDCYGAEVTEETVRKNAEYMAKYLKPYGWEYIVVDIQWAGANASGHGYEPFADLAMDKYGRLLPAVNRFPSAKGGKGFKPLADYVHSLGLKFGIHIMRGMPRIAAHKKLPIEGSDYTCDTAANPHSICMWNPDMYGLRCDLPQAAAYYDSIFRLYASWEVDFIKCDDIAREYPHCQREIELISASCRNCGRDMVLSLSPGPAPLEQAEHLKRYANMWRITDDFWDDWRLLKAMFERAEKWCIHAAPGHWPDADMLPVGALRQCDGPGNWTRFTQAEQRTMMTLWCMMRSPLMIGGEMTKNDDFTLDLLTKQEILGILSTTWCAHPLRTTEDESVWIAPRRDGKGLYIALFNLSDKKRTITAGADEAELPAFTGTELWSGKGTRKAKQLRAVLPPHDAAVWKIE, from the coding sequence ATGATTGCAAGTACACCGCCCATGGGATGGAACAGCTGGGACTGCTACGGCGCCGAGGTGACGGAGGAAACCGTCCGGAAGAACGCTGAATACATGGCGAAATACCTGAAGCCTTACGGTTGGGAATACATTGTAGTGGATATCCAGTGGGCCGGGGCAAATGCGTCCGGCCACGGATATGAACCCTTTGCGGATCTGGCCATGGACAAATACGGACGCCTGCTGCCCGCCGTAAACCGCTTCCCCAGCGCCAAAGGCGGAAAAGGCTTTAAACCGCTGGCAGACTACGTCCATTCACTGGGATTGAAATTCGGTATCCACATCATGCGCGGCATGCCCCGGATTGCCGCCCATAAAAAGCTGCCGATCGAGGGCAGTGATTACACCTGTGACACGGCAGCAAATCCGCATTCCATTTGCATGTGGAATCCGGATATGTACGGCCTTCGCTGCGATCTGCCGCAGGCCGCGGCGTACTATGACAGCATTTTCCGTCTGTACGCCTCCTGGGAAGTAGACTTTATCAAGTGTGATGACATTGCCCGGGAATATCCCCACTGCCAAAGGGAGATTGAACTGATCTCCGCATCCTGCCGCAATTGCGGCAGGGACATGGTGCTGTCCCTCTCCCCCGGACCCGCACCGCTGGAGCAGGCGGAGCACCTGAAGCGTTATGCGAACATGTGGCGGATCACGGACGATTTCTGGGATGACTGGCGGCTGCTGAAGGCTATGTTTGAACGTGCGGAAAAGTGGTGCATCCACGCGGCTCCCGGACACTGGCCGGACGCGGACATGCTGCCTGTAGGCGCCCTTCGGCAATGCGACGGGCCGGGCAACTGGACCCGGTTCACCCAGGCGGAACAGCGGACAATGATGACGTTGTGGTGTATGATGCGCTCCCCGCTGATGATCGGCGGTGAGATGACAAAGAACGATGACTTCACCCTGGATCTGCTGACAAAGCAGGAAATCCTCGGGATCCTGAGCACCACCTGGTGTGCCCATCCCCTGCGCACAACGGAGGACGAAAGTGTCTGGATCGCCCCGCGCCGTGACGGAAAAGGCCTGTATATTGCCCTGTTCAACCTGAGCGATAAAAAGCGCACAATCACCGCAGGCGCCGATGAAGCAGAACTCCCCGCCTTCACGGGAACGGAGCTCTGGAGCGGAAAGGGCACCCGCAAAGCGAAGCAGCTCCGCGCCGTTCTTCCCCCGCACGATGCCGCCGTCTGGAAAATCGAATAA
- a CDS encoding GGGtGRT protein: MALFENYEGRMPQLQPVLDKYGFKNFEEVKAFTNGKGVDAYSIVESTQPICFENVKWAYELGAAIAIKEGAKNAAEAAKWIGTALQAFCIPGSVADQRQVGIGHGNLGAMLLDEETECFAFLAGHESFAAAEGAIKIALNANKVRKKPLRVILNGLGKDAAMIISRINGFTYVQTKYDYLSADVKEDHALTVVKKTAYSNGDRAKVNCYGADDVREGVAIMWHEGADISITGNSTNPTRFQHPVAGTYKKERWEAGKKYFSVASGGGTGRTLHPDNMAAGPASYGMTDTMGRMHSDAQFAGSSSVPAHVEMMGFLGAGNNPMVGMTVAVAVAVQEAMNK; encoded by the coding sequence ATGGCTTTGTTTGAAAACTATGAAGGCCGCATGCCTCAGCTGCAGCCTGTTCTGGACAAGTACGGATTCAAAAACTTCGAGGAAGTTAAAGCTTTTACCAACGGCAAGGGCGTTGACGCTTACTCCATCGTGGAGAGCACCCAGCCCATCTGCTTTGAAAACGTGAAGTGGGCCTATGAACTGGGCGCCGCTATCGCCATCAAGGAAGGCGCCAAGAACGCTGCTGAAGCCGCCAAGTGGATCGGCACCGCTCTGCAGGCCTTCTGCATCCCCGGTTCTGTTGCGGACCAGCGCCAGGTCGGTATCGGCCACGGCAACCTGGGCGCCATGCTGCTGGACGAGGAAACCGAGTGCTTCGCTTTCCTGGCCGGCCACGAATCCTTCGCTGCCGCTGAAGGCGCCATCAAAATCGCCCTGAACGCCAACAAGGTTCGTAAAAAGCCCCTGCGGGTTATCCTGAACGGCCTGGGCAAGGACGCCGCCATGATCATTTCCCGGATCAACGGCTTCACCTATGTGCAGACCAAGTATGACTATCTGTCCGCTGACGTGAAGGAAGATCACGCGCTGACCGTGGTCAAGAAGACTGCTTACTCCAACGGTGACCGTGCCAAGGTTAACTGCTACGGCGCGGACGATGTGCGTGAAGGCGTTGCCATCATGTGGCACGAAGGCGCTGACATCTCCATCACCGGTAACTCCACCAACCCCACCCGTTTCCAGCATCCCGTTGCGGGCACCTACAAGAAGGAACGCTGGGAAGCCGGCAAGAAGTACTTCTCCGTGGCTTCCGGCGGCGGCACCGGCCGTACCCTGCATCCCGACAACATGGCTGCCGGTCCTGCCTCCTACGGTATGACTGACACCATGGGCCGTATGCACTCTGACGCGCAGTTCGCCGGTTCCTCTTCCGTCCCCGCTCACGTGGAGATGATGGGTTTCCTGGGCGCCGGTAACAACCCCATGGTCGGTATGACCGTTGCTGTGGCTGTGGCTGTGCAGGAAGCAATGAACAAATAA
- the mtnN gene encoding 5'-methylthioadenosine/S-adenosylhomocysteine nucleosidase has translation MKIGLLIAVTRELEAFLQSGEELTEEIVAGRTIYKARMEGHEIYAVCSGCGEIDASAGTMLLIVKYGCELILNFGVTGALLEDLKVEDLFVAEKAWHYDFDITAFGGTTKVGQYSEYPDEFIPLDAGLVNLVTEKMPGIRKIAVASADKFVEDRNEKLRLRESGCGLCEMELAAIARVCERSGVKCLSIKCISDAFDGTGADFEKNVRSSAAKAFAAIRLVLKELA, from the coding sequence ATGAAGATTGGTCTGTTGATTGCGGTTACCCGGGAGCTGGAAGCTTTCCTGCAGAGCGGGGAAGAACTGACTGAAGAGATTGTAGCGGGCAGAACCATCTATAAGGCCCGGATGGAAGGACATGAAATCTACGCTGTATGCTCTGGCTGCGGAGAGATTGACGCTTCCGCGGGAACCATGCTGCTGATCGTGAAATACGGCTGCGAGCTGATCCTGAACTTCGGCGTGACTGGCGCGCTGCTGGAAGACCTGAAGGTGGAAGATCTGTTTGTGGCGGAGAAGGCGTGGCATTACGATTTCGATATCACCGCCTTCGGCGGAACAACCAAAGTAGGCCAGTACTCGGAATATCCGGATGAGTTCATTCCCCTGGATGCCGGGCTGGTGAACCTGGTCACGGAGAAAATGCCCGGAATCCGGAAGATCGCTGTGGCAAGCGCGGATAAATTTGTGGAAGACCGGAACGAAAAACTGCGCCTGCGGGAATCCGGCTGCGGTCTTTGCGAAATGGAGCTGGCCGCGATTGCCCGGGTATGCGAGCGAAGCGGCGTGAAGTGCCTGTCCATCAAGTGCATCAGCGACGCGTTTGACGGAACCGGAGCGGACTTTGAAAAGAACGTGAGGAGCAGTGCGGCGAAGGCATTCGCAGCGATCAGGCTTGTGCTGAAAGAACTCGCCTGA
- a CDS encoding elongation factor Ts, translating to MAAITSAMVKELRERTSAGMMDCKKALVESDGDMDKAIEWLREKGLSQAAKKASRIAAEGVVAQYTNDEGTIGAIVEVNCETDFVAKTDNFIGFANKVAKQVALANPADVDALMAQAFVDDSSKTISDLVSDATVAIGEKISVRRFSRYETTGVVSTYIHLGGKVGVMVEVAADAAGRASEDVKTFAHDLALQIAAAKPEAVRREEVDVEKLEKEKEILRAQALNEGKPEKIVDRMVEGRIEKYYKEVCLLEQPFVKDPDKNIKGLMGEIAKAAGAELDVVKFSRFERGEGIEKRKDDLAAEIAAMQK from the coding sequence ATGGCAGCAATTACTTCCGCTATGGTTAAAGAGCTGCGCGAGCGCACCAGCGCCGGCATGATGGATTGCAAAAAGGCTCTGGTTGAGAGCGACGGAGATATGGACAAGGCCATTGAATGGCTGCGTGAAAAGGGACTGAGCCAGGCTGCCAAGAAGGCCAGCCGTATCGCCGCTGAAGGTGTTGTGGCCCAGTACACCAACGATGAAGGCACCATCGGTGCGATCGTCGAAGTGAACTGCGAAACTGACTTCGTTGCCAAGACCGATAACTTCATCGGCTTCGCCAACAAGGTTGCCAAGCAGGTTGCTCTGGCCAACCCCGCTGATGTGGACGCCCTGATGGCCCAGGCTTTCGTGGACGACAGCAGCAAGACCATTTCCGACCTGGTCAGCGATGCGACCGTTGCGATCGGTGAGAAGATTTCCGTCCGCCGCTTCAGCCGCTACGAGACCACCGGTGTGGTTTCCACCTACATTCACCTGGGTGGCAAGGTCGGCGTTATGGTCGAAGTTGCCGCTGATGCTGCCGGCCGTGCCAGCGAAGATGTGAAGACCTTCGCTCATGACCTGGCCCTGCAGATTGCCGCTGCCAAGCCCGAGGCTGTCCGCCGCGAAGAAGTGGACGTTGAGAAGCTGGAGAAGGAAAAGGAAATCCTTCGCGCCCAGGCTCTGAACGAAGGCAAGCCCGAGAAGATCGTCGACCGCATGGTCGAAGGCCGTATCGAAAAGTACTACAAGGAAGTGTGCCTGCTCGAGCAGCCCTTCGTCAAGGATCCCGATAAGAACATCAAGGGTCTGATGGGCGAAATCGCCAAGGCTGCCGGCGCTGAGCTGGATGTTGTGAAGTTCAGCCGCTTCGAGCGCGGTGAAGGCATCGAAAAGCGGAAGGATGACCTGGCCGCTGAGATCGCCGCGATGCAGAAGTAA
- the rpsB gene encoding 30S ribosomal protein S2: MAVISMKQLLEAGVHFGHQTRRWNPKMAQYIFTERNGIYIIDLQKTVRKVDEAYAFVRDIAMEGKSILFVGTKKQAQESIESEAKRCNMFYVNNRWLGGMLTNFKTIRTRIERLNQIDKMEQSGQFDVLPKKEVIKLIHEREKLETNLGGIREMKKLPGALFVVDPRKEHIAVTEARILGIPIVGIVDTNCDPDEIDYVIPGNDDAIRAVKLIAGKLADAVLEGKQGEQVEAEAEEAPAEAEEKPAEEATEA, translated from the coding sequence ATGGCAGTCATTTCCATGAAACAGCTTCTGGAAGCCGGCGTACACTTCGGTCATCAGACCCGCCGGTGGAACCCGAAGATGGCGCAGTACATCTTCACCGAACGTAACGGCATCTACATCATCGACCTGCAGAAGACAGTCCGCAAGGTTGATGAAGCTTATGCTTTCGTCCGCGACATCGCGATGGAAGGCAAGAGCATCCTGTTCGTCGGCACCAAAAAGCAGGCCCAGGAATCCATTGAATCCGAAGCCAAGCGCTGCAACATGTTCTATGTCAACAACCGCTGGCTGGGCGGTATGCTGACCAACTTCAAGACCATCCGCACCCGTATTGAGCGCCTGAACCAGATCGACAAGATGGAACAGAGCGGTCAGTTCGACGTGCTGCCCAAGAAGGAAGTTATCAAGCTGATCCACGAGCGGGAAAAGCTGGAAACCAACCTGGGCGGTATCCGCGAGATGAAGAAGCTGCCCGGCGCCCTGTTCGTTGTGGACCCCCGCAAGGAGCACATCGCCGTGACCGAAGCCCGCATCCTGGGCATCCCGATCGTGGGTATTGTTGATACCAACTGCGATCCTGACGAAATCGACTACGTGATCCCCGGCAACGACGACGCTATCCGCGCTGTAAAGCTGATCGCCGGCAAGCTGGCCGATGCTGTGCTGGAAGGCAAGCAGGGCGAGCAGGTTGAAGCTGAAGCTGAAGAAGCTCCCGCTGAAGCCGAAGAGAAGCCCGCCGAGGAAGCTACCGAAGCTTAA
- a CDS encoding NADH peroxidase produces MMKWVCPVCGYVHEGPEPPEKCPVCKVPGSKFIKQEGEMTWAAEHVIGVAKDVPEEIKAGLRANFEGECTEVGMYLAMGRAAAREGYPEIAEYWKTAAFEEAEHAAKFAELLGEVVSPSTKENLRVRVEAENGATQGKTDLAKKAKELGLDAIHDTVHEMARDEARHGKAFKGLLERYFGK; encoded by the coding sequence ATTATGAAGTGGGTATGCCCCGTATGCGGATACGTTCACGAAGGGCCCGAACCGCCCGAAAAGTGCCCCGTTTGTAAAGTCCCCGGTTCCAAGTTCATCAAGCAGGAAGGCGAGATGACCTGGGCTGCCGAGCATGTGATCGGCGTTGCCAAGGACGTTCCGGAAGAAATCAAGGCCGGTCTGCGCGCCAACTTTGAGGGCGAGTGCACCGAGGTCGGCATGTACCTGGCCATGGGCCGTGCTGCCGCCCGTGAAGGCTATCCGGAGATCGCTGAATACTGGAAGACCGCCGCTTTCGAAGAAGCCGAGCACGCCGCCAAGTTCGCCGAGCTGCTGGGTGAAGTGGTCTCCCCCAGCACCAAGGAAAACCTGCGCGTCCGCGTGGAAGCCGAGAACGGCGCCACCCAGGGTAAGACTGACCTGGCCAAGAAGGCCAAGGAACTGGGCCTGGATGCCATCCATGACACCGTGCATGAAATGGCCCGCGACGAAGCGAGACATGGAAAGGCCTTCAAAGGCCTGCTGGAAAGGTATTTCGGCAAATAA